The window TGGAGCGCCGCTCCCGCGAGCTGCTGGACACGCTGTCGATCCGCATCCCCAGCGTCCGTATCCCGATCGCCTCGCTCTCCGGCGGTCAGCGTCAGACGGTCGCCATCGCCCGCTCCATGCTGGGCGAGCCCAAGCTGGTCATCCTCGACGAGCCCACCGCCGCCCTCGGCGTCGAGCAGACCGCCCAGGTCCTCGACCTCGTGGAGCGACTGCGCGAGCGCGGGCACGCCGTCATCCTCATCAGCCACAACATGGCGGATGTGAAGGCGGTGGCCGACAAGGTCGCCGTCCTGCGCCTCGGGCGCAACAACGGCGTCTTCGAGGTCAAGTCGACCTCGCAGGAAGAGATCATCTCCGCCATCACCGGCGCCACGGACAACGCCGTGACCCGTCGTGCGGCGCGCTCCAATGGGGAGATCAAGAAGTGAGCAGCATCGACAAGACTTCCACGCCGCCCGAAGACCACGCGGTGGAGAACCCCGAAGCGGCGGCCGCGGCCGTCACCGTCGTCGACCCCCGGCTGCTCGTGCGCGAGCAGGGCCTCGCGGGCTACGTCTCCGAGTTCAAGCGCAAGATGAAGGCCGGTGACCTGGGCTCCATCCCGGTCGTCATCGGTCTGGCCATCATCTGGATCATCTTCCAGAGCCTGAACTCCAACTTCCTCACCGCCGGCAACCTCTCCGACATCTCCGTCGCCATGGTCGGCACGGGCATGATCGCCGTCGGCATCGTGTTCGTCCTGCTGCTGGGCGAGATCGACCTGTCGGTCGGCTCGGTCTCCGGTGTCGCGGGCGCCAGCTTCGCGGTGCTGAACGTCACCAACGGCATGAACGAGTGGCTCGCCTTTGTGCTCGCCATCCTCACCGGCACGGCCGCCGGCGCCATCCACGGCTTCTTCTTCGCGAAGATCGGCGTCCCTGCCTTCGCCGTGACCCTGGCCGGTCTGCTGTTCTGGAACGGCTTCATGCTCAAGATCCTGGGCGACAGCGGCACCATCAACCTGGACAGCGAAGGCCTCGTGGGCAAGCTGACCAGCTATTACTTCTCCGATGTGGCCGCCGCCTACGGTCTCGCCATCGCCGCGACCGCGCTGTACTTCCTCAGCTCCTTCTACGACAACCGCCGCCGCGAGGCCGCGGGCGTGCCGTCCCGGCCGCTGAGCGACACCATCCTGCGCACCGTGCTGCTGGCGGTCGTCTCCTTCGCCGCGGCCATGGTCTTCAACTCGCACAGGGGCCTGCCGCTGGCCGTGGTGCTCTTCATCGCGGTCCTGCTGCTCACGGACTTCGTCCTGCGCCGCACCTCCTACGGCCGCAAGGTGTTCGCGCTCGGCGGCAGCGTCGAGGCGTCCCGCCGTGCCGGTATCAACGTGGAGATGGTCCGGATCTCGGTCTTCGCGATCTCCGGCACCTTCGCCGCCATCGGCGGTCTGTTCATCGCGTCCAAGATCGCCTCGGCGAACCAGGGCGCCGGCGCCGGTGACCTGCTGATGAACGCCATCGCGGCGGCCGTCATCGGTGGCACCTCGCTGTTCGGTGGCCGGGGCCGCACCTGGAACGCCCTGCTCGGTGTCCTCGTGATCGTCTCGATCCAGTACGGCCTGGCCCTGGAGGGCATCGCCTCCCCGGTCCAGTACATGATCACCGGTGGCGTGCTGCTGGCGACCGTCGTCATCGACGCGGTCACCCGCAAGACGCAGAAGACCGCCGGTCGCGCCTAGCGCGTCAGGTAGACCTGTTGCCCGGTACCAATGGGGGTACCGGGCAACAGTCATGTCGTAGGAACGCCTGATCGTGGGTACAGCCGATCGCGTGACGTACGACGCACCGCCCGGGCGCAGTCCGCAAAGACGGAACATTAGACTCGACAAGCCCGGCAACAGCTCGAACAGCTCTACTGCAAGGAGGCACGGGTGCCGCTGCTGACCCGCATCAGGGGACCGCGCGATCTGGACCGGCTCAGCCTGGAGCAGCTGGACCAGCTGGCAGAGGAGATCCGGACCTTCCTCGTCGACGCCGTCTCCAAGACCGGCGGCCACCTCGGCCCCAATCTCGGTGTGGTGGAGCTGACCATCGCCCTGCACCGGGTCTTCGAGTCGCCCAAGGACAAGGTGCTGTGGGACACGGGCCACCAGTCCTACGTCCACAAGCTGCTCACCGGCCGGCAGGACTTCTCCAAGCTGAAGATGAAGGGCGGCCTGTCCGGCTACCCCTCGCAGGCCGAGTCCGAGCACGACGTCATCGAGAACAGCCACGCCTCGACGGTCCTCGGCTGGGCCGACGGCCTCGCCAAGGCCAACCAGATCCGCAAACGCGACGACCATGTCGTCGCCGTGATCGGTGACGGCGCCCTCACCGGCGGTATGGCCTGGGAGGCGCTGAACAACATCGCCGACGCCAAGGACCGCCCCCTGGTCATCGTCGTCAACGACAACGAGCGCTCCTACGCGCCGACCATCGGCGGCCTCGCCAACCACCTGGCGACCCTGCGCACCACCGACGGCTACGAGCGCTTCCTGGCCCGCGGCAAGGACCTCCTGGGGCGCACCCCCGTCGTCGGCAAGCCGCTCTACGAGACCCTGCACGGCGCCAAGAAGGGCCTGAAGGACTTCATCGCCCCCCAGGGCATGTTCGAGGACCTCGGCCTGAAGTACGTCGGCCCCATCGACGGCCACGACATCGAGGCCCTGGAGTCGGCCCTCGCCCGCGCCAAGCGCTTCGGCGGCCCCGTCATCGTGCACTGCCTCACCGAGAAGGGTCGCGGCTACCAGCCCGCCCTCCAGGACGAGGCCGACCGCTTCCACGCCGTAGGCAAGATCCACCCCGACACGGGCCTGCCGATCGCCTCCTCCGGCGCCGACTGGACCTCCGTCTTCGGCGCCGAGATGGTCGCGCTCGGCAAGGAGCGCGAGGACATCGTCGCCATCACCGCCGCCATGCTCCAGCCGGTCGGCCTCGACAAGTTCGCCAAGGCCTTCCCCGACCGCGTCTACGACGTCGGCATCGCCGAGCAGCACGGCGCCGTCTCCGCGGCAGGCCTCGCCACCGGCGGAGTGCACCCCGTCTTCGCCGTCTACGCCACCTTCCTCAACCGCGCCTTCGACCAGGTCCTGATGGACGTGGCCCTGCACAAGTGCGGGGTGACCTTCGTCCTGGACCGCGCCGGGGTCACCGGCACCGACGGCGCCTCCCACAACGGCATGTGGGACATGTCGATCCTCCAGGTCGTCCCCGGCCTCAGGCTCGCCGCCCCGCGCGACGCCGACCAGGTCCGCGCCCAGCTCCGTGAGGCCGTCGAGGTCAAGGACGCGCCGACCGTGGTCCGCTTCTCCAAGGGCGCCGTCGGCCCCGCCGTACCCGCCGTGGGCCGCGTCGGCGGCATGGACGTGCTGCGCGAGCCCGGCACCGACCGGCCCGACGTGCTGCTCGTCTCCGTGGGCGCCCTCGCCCCCATGTGCCTGGAGATCGCCGCCCTCCTCGACCGGCAGGGCATCTCCACCACCGTCGTCGACCCGCGCTGGGTCAAGCCCGTCGACGAGGCCATGGCCCCCCTTGCGGAGCGGCACCGCGTGGTCGTCACCGTCGAGGACAACTCCCGCGTCGGCGGCGTCGGCTCCGCCGTCGCCCAGGCGCTGCGCGACGCCGGTGTCGATGTCCCGCTGCGCGACTTCGGCATCCCGCCGCGCTTCCTCGACCACGCCTCGCGCGCCGAGGTGATGGCCGAGATCGGCCTGACCGCCCCCGACATCGCCCGCCAGGTCACCGGCCTCGTGTCCAAGCTGGACGGACGCTACGACCGCAATCCGGCCGAGGTCGACTCGGTGGAGCCCGCCCGCGACTGACGTACCGCCGAATGGGCCGGTCCCACCCTCCTAAACGGTGGTGGAACCGGCCCATCCGTGTGACATCGCCGGTGTCCGGGCATACGCACCACGCCCCCTCTCGATCATGTCGAGGACGACAAGCGTGGGAGGTACGCCCGTGAGCAACACCCTCTTCCGGACGAAGAAGGTCGAGCAGTCCATCCTCGATACCGAGGAGCCCGAGCACGCGCTCAAGAAGTCCTTGTCCGCGCTCGATCTGACGGTCTTCGGCGTCGGTGTCATCATCGGCACCGGAATCTTCGTCCTGACCGGCACCGTCGCCAAGAACAACGCCGGGCCGGCCGTCGCGCTGGCCTTCGTCGCCGCCGGCGTCGCCTGCGCGCTCGCCGCGCTCTGCTACGCCGAGTTCGCCTCCACGGTCCCGGTTGCCGGGTCCGCCTACACCTTCTCGTACGCCTCCCTCGGAGAGCTGCCCGCCTGGATCATCGGCTGGGACCTGGTCCTGGAGTTCGCGCTCGGTACGGCGGTGGTGGCCGTCGGCTGGTCCGGCTATGTCCAGTCGCTCATGGACAACGCGGGCTGGGAGATGCCCGTGGCCCTGGGCAGCCGGGAGGGCGCCGGCGAGTTCGGCTTCGACATCCTCGCCGCCGCGCTCGTCCTCGTCCTCACCTTCATCCTCGTGCTCGGCATGAAGCTGTCCGCGCGCATCACGTCCCTCGTCGTCGCCATCAAGGTGACCGTCGTCCTGACCGTGATCATCGCGGGCGCGTTCCTCATCGACGGCGACAACTACGACCCCTTCATCCCGAAGCAGCAGGCAGTGGAGGCCGGAGAGAGTCTCCAGGCCCCACTGATCCAGCTGATGTTCGGCTGGGCGCCCTCCAACTTCGGCGTGATGGGCATCTTCACGGCCGCCTCGGTCGTGTTCTTCGCCTTCATCGGCTTCGACGTCGTGGCCACGGCAGCCGAGGAGACCAAGAACCCGCAGCGCGACATGCCGCGCGGCATCATCGGTTCCCTCCTCATCTGCACCACGCTGTACGTCGCCGTGTCGATCGTCGTCACCGGTATGCAGCACTACAGCCGACTGTCCGTGGACGCCCCGCTCGCCGACGCGTTCAAGGACACGGGACACCCCTGGTTCGCGGGCTTCATCAGCTTCGGCGCGGCGGTCGGCCTGACGACGGTCTGCATGATCCTGCTCCTCGGCCAGACCCGGGTGTTCTTCGCGATGAGCCGCGACGGACTGCTGCCCCGCTTCTTCTCCCATGTCCACCCGAGGTTCAGGACCCCGCACCGGCCGACCATCCTGCTCGGCGTGATCATCGCGATCCTCGCCGGCTTCACCCCGCTGACCGAACTCGCGGCCCTGGTGAACATCGGCACCCTGTTCGCCTTCGTGGTCGTCGCGATCGGCGTGATCATCCTCCGTCGGACCCGCCCCGACCTGCACCGGGCCTTCCGCACCCCATGGGTGCCGTTCATCCCGATCCTGTCGGTCCTCGCCTCCCTCTGGCTGATGATCAACCTGCCCGCCGAGACCTGGGTCCGGTTCGGCATCTGGATGGCCGCCGGCTTCTTCGTGTACTTCCTCTACGGCCGCGGCCACAGCCGTCTCGGACGCCACGAGGAGACCACGGTCGGCCAGATCATGAAGCCGCCGCGGGGTGACGAAGAGTAACTGACGCACCGAACGCTCCGGCCCCGTATGTCCCGCTAAGTCAGGGACTGCGGGGCCGGATAGCGTTAATTCCATGTACGCCGAGCCCCTCGCCCCGCAACGCTCCGTCACCGCACCGCGAGTCGGCCACGGCTACTGGCGCCGCCTGCTGCCCCTGCTGACGGTCCTGGCGTGCCTCACCCGCGTCCCGTCCTTCGCCCAGCCCCTCTGGAACCCCGACGAGGGCTATCTGGCCGTACAGGCGCGCATGCTGGCCCACGGCGGGGAGCTGTACGAGACGGTCGTGGACCGCAAGCCCCCGCTCGTTCCGTGGCTGTACCAGGGGGCGTTCGCGCTGGCGGGCTCGGATTCGCTGGTGTCGGTGCGGCTGCTGGCCGTACTGGCCCAGCTGCTGACCGCGGCCCTCCTCGCCGCACTGGCCCGCCGCCGCTGGGGAGATTCGGCGGGCCGCACCGCCGGAGTCCTGTATCTGCTGATCTCCGTCGGCCTGAACCCCGAGGACGCGCAGGCGGCCGGCTTCGAGGTGTTCATGCTGCCGTGCACGGCGGCCGCCCTGTGGTGCGCGGACCGCGGGCGCTGGGTCGCGGCGGGTACGGCGGTCGGCTGCGCGTTCCTCGCCAAGCAGACCGGCGGGGCGGTCCTGTTGCCTGTGCTGTGGCTGTGCGGGGCGTCCTGGGGCGGGCTGCTGCGGCTCGGGGCCGGGGCGGCGGCGCCGGTACTGACGGCGGCGGTGCTGACCGACCCGGAGGGCTTCCTGTTCTGGACGGTCACGGGATCGGGCGCGTACGCGTCCTTCACGGGTTCCGAACTCCACGTCCTGGCAAGGGCCCTGACGAACACGGCGATCCTGACGGTGGCCTGCGCGGGCCTGCTCCCGCCGGTGGTGCGGGCGCGTACGGGCTCGGCGGACCTGTGGCTGTGGCTGGCGTCGTCGGCGGGCGCGGTCGTCCTGGGCTTCCACTTCTTCGGCCACTACTACCTGCAACTGACGCCGCCGCTGGCCCTGTTGGCGACGGCGGCGCTGCGGACCCTGCCCCGGGCCCGCCGCACGCGCGCGGTCGTGACCTCGGCCTGCTGCTGCACCCTGTTCCTGACCTGGGGCCTGCTGGCTCCCCGCCCGGAACTGACCCACGCCCAGCGCCTGGCGGACGCGATCGCCCACCGCACCGCACCGGGCGACCGGATCCTGCTGTGGGGCATACACCCGGAGACGTACTGGCTGGCGCACCGCGCTCCGGCCACCCGCTATCTGACGGCGGGTCTCCTGACGAACTACAGCGGCGGCAGGGACGGCCCAGGGGTGGGCGAGAAGCATGCCATGGAGGGCGCCTGGACCACACTCCACCGGGAAATGACCGCCCACCCACCCCAGTTGATCGTCGACGACTCCCGGGGCAAGCCGTATGCCCCGGACCGGATCAGGCCCCTACGGCGGCTGCTGGAGGGGTACGAGGAGGTCGCGGTGGTGGACGGAGCCGTACTGCACGCCCGAGCGCGCTAGTCACGGCCGTACCGTCCGAGGCCCCGCCACCTCCGCGCCCAGCTCCGTGACCCGCCTGCGCAGTTCCCGGTCCGCCGTCACCACCAGGCACGGACGCTCCGCCGCCCGCCCGGCGACCAGGCCCACCATGTGGTCGTCGCCGCTTCCCGGCGCGGACTCCACCCGCACCCCCGCCACCGACGAGACCCCCCGAGCCGCCCCCTCCACCACGAGCACGATCTCCACCGGCTCCGCCCGGCCCGGCACCCCGTCCGCCGCCAGCCGGTCCCTGAGCCGCTCGGCCGCCCCCTTCCGATCCCGCCACCAGCCGTCCGGGACCGACCCGACGACGTTCGCGGCATCGACGATCACAAGCAACTCGGGCTCCATGGACCCAGGGTCGCACGCGGTGCCCGGGACGCCCCCGTTTAGAGTGATCCGGTGAACGGCGACTGGCTCATACGCGGTCGAGATGGCCGCCTCAGCGTCTACTGGCACACCCAGGACGCCGTCCTGTGCCGTGCGGAGCAGGTCCCCGGCGGATCCTGGGACGCACCGCGCCGAGTGGGCGGTGACCAGAAGGTGCAGACGGGCTTCGCCCTGGGCCGGGGCGCGGACGGGTACGCCCATCTCGTCGCCTGGCGGCCCACCCGTTCGGGCGAATCGGGCCTGGTTCATTCCACGCACTTCCGTCCGCTCCTCGCCGCCCTGGACTGGCTCCCCATCGGCCACCCCAACAAGCAGGGCGAGCGCACCGGCACCCCGGCGGTCGCCGTCGACACGGAGGGCCGCGCCTACCTCTTCGTACGCAATCGCGGCAAGGGCGTCCACACCATCAACCAGAAGGAACGCGGCGGCTGGAACGCCTGGCACGATCTGAAGGGCTCCAAGGTGGGCGAGGAACTCGTCGCCCTCACCGCCGAGTCGGGCCTGGTCGAGGTGTACGCCACCAACCCCACCGGCGTCCTGCGCTGGCTCCAGCAGGAACCCGGCGGCCGCCCGATCGCGGCCGACCCCTTGGCCGTACCGAT of the Streptomyces sp. NBC_00287 genome contains:
- a CDS encoding ATP-binding cassette domain-containing protein, which gives rise to MVHVSATPVLALRGVSKRFGAVQALTDVELEVHAGEVVALVGDNGAGKSTLVKTIAGVHPIDDGVIEWEGKSVTINRPHDAQNLGIATVYQDLALCDNIDVVGNLYLGREVRKRGILDEVEMERRSRELLDTLSIRIPSVRIPIASLSGGQRQTVAIARSMLGEPKLVILDEPTAALGVEQTAQVLDLVERLRERGHAVILISHNMADVKAVADKVAVLRLGRNNGVFEVKSTSQEEIISAITGATDNAVTRRAARSNGEIKK
- a CDS encoding sugar ABC transporter permease, with protein sequence MSSIDKTSTPPEDHAVENPEAAAAAVTVVDPRLLVREQGLAGYVSEFKRKMKAGDLGSIPVVIGLAIIWIIFQSLNSNFLTAGNLSDISVAMVGTGMIAVGIVFVLLLGEIDLSVGSVSGVAGASFAVLNVTNGMNEWLAFVLAILTGTAAGAIHGFFFAKIGVPAFAVTLAGLLFWNGFMLKILGDSGTINLDSEGLVGKLTSYYFSDVAAAYGLAIAATALYFLSSFYDNRRREAAGVPSRPLSDTILRTVLLAVVSFAAAMVFNSHRGLPLAVVLFIAVLLLTDFVLRRTSYGRKVFALGGSVEASRRAGINVEMVRISVFAISGTFAAIGGLFIASKIASANQGAGAGDLLMNAIAAAVIGGTSLFGGRGRTWNALLGVLVIVSIQYGLALEGIASPVQYMITGGVLLATVVIDAVTRKTQKTAGRA
- the dxs gene encoding 1-deoxy-D-xylulose-5-phosphate synthase: MPLLTRIRGPRDLDRLSLEQLDQLAEEIRTFLVDAVSKTGGHLGPNLGVVELTIALHRVFESPKDKVLWDTGHQSYVHKLLTGRQDFSKLKMKGGLSGYPSQAESEHDVIENSHASTVLGWADGLAKANQIRKRDDHVVAVIGDGALTGGMAWEALNNIADAKDRPLVIVVNDNERSYAPTIGGLANHLATLRTTDGYERFLARGKDLLGRTPVVGKPLYETLHGAKKGLKDFIAPQGMFEDLGLKYVGPIDGHDIEALESALARAKRFGGPVIVHCLTEKGRGYQPALQDEADRFHAVGKIHPDTGLPIASSGADWTSVFGAEMVALGKEREDIVAITAAMLQPVGLDKFAKAFPDRVYDVGIAEQHGAVSAAGLATGGVHPVFAVYATFLNRAFDQVLMDVALHKCGVTFVLDRAGVTGTDGASHNGMWDMSILQVVPGLRLAAPRDADQVRAQLREAVEVKDAPTVVRFSKGAVGPAVPAVGRVGGMDVLREPGTDRPDVLLVSVGALAPMCLEIAALLDRQGISTTVVDPRWVKPVDEAMAPLAERHRVVVTVEDNSRVGGVGSAVAQALRDAGVDVPLRDFGIPPRFLDHASRAEVMAEIGLTAPDIARQVTGLVSKLDGRYDRNPAEVDSVEPARD
- a CDS encoding amino acid permease, encoding MSNTLFRTKKVEQSILDTEEPEHALKKSLSALDLTVFGVGVIIGTGIFVLTGTVAKNNAGPAVALAFVAAGVACALAALCYAEFASTVPVAGSAYTFSYASLGELPAWIIGWDLVLEFALGTAVVAVGWSGYVQSLMDNAGWEMPVALGSREGAGEFGFDILAAALVLVLTFILVLGMKLSARITSLVVAIKVTVVLTVIIAGAFLIDGDNYDPFIPKQQAVEAGESLQAPLIQLMFGWAPSNFGVMGIFTAASVVFFAFIGFDVVATAAEETKNPQRDMPRGIIGSLLICTTLYVAVSIVVTGMQHYSRLSVDAPLADAFKDTGHPWFAGFISFGAAVGLTTVCMILLLGQTRVFFAMSRDGLLPRFFSHVHPRFRTPHRPTILLGVIIAILAGFTPLTELAALVNIGTLFAFVVVAIGVIILRRTRPDLHRAFRTPWVPFIPILSVLASLWLMINLPAETWVRFGIWMAAGFFVYFLYGRGHSRLGRHEETTVGQIMKPPRGDEE
- a CDS encoding glycosyltransferase family 39 protein yields the protein MYAEPLAPQRSVTAPRVGHGYWRRLLPLLTVLACLTRVPSFAQPLWNPDEGYLAVQARMLAHGGELYETVVDRKPPLVPWLYQGAFALAGSDSLVSVRLLAVLAQLLTAALLAALARRRWGDSAGRTAGVLYLLISVGLNPEDAQAAGFEVFMLPCTAAALWCADRGRWVAAGTAVGCAFLAKQTGGAVLLPVLWLCGASWGGLLRLGAGAAAPVLTAAVLTDPEGFLFWTVTGSGAYASFTGSELHVLARALTNTAILTVACAGLLPPVVRARTGSADLWLWLASSAGAVVLGFHFFGHYYLQLTPPLALLATAALRTLPRARRTRAVVTSACCCTLFLTWGLLAPRPELTHAQRLADAIAHRTAPGDRILLWGIHPETYWLAHRAPATRYLTAGLLTNYSGGRDGPGVGEKHAMEGAWTTLHREMTAHPPQLIVDDSRGKPYAPDRIRPLRRLLEGYEEVAVVDGAVLHARAR
- a CDS encoding NTP pyrophosphohydrolase, coding for MEPELLVIVDAANVVGSVPDGWWRDRKGAAERLRDRLAADGVPGRAEPVEIVLVVEGAARGVSSVAGVRVESAPGSGDDHMVGLVAGRAAERPCLVVTADRELRRRVTELGAEVAGPRTVRP